A window from Deltaproteobacteria bacterium encodes these proteins:
- a CDS encoding YicC family protein, whose translation MKSMTGYGRSKKSVSQKAARSKAALHRTTPSGFAEAWVRSVNGRFLEVRVHLPREWAELEPEIRKKAQSRLSRGTVDLHVNRVRGTSEQSHVEIDEKLASEWVQALKKLAKATGLKGQEIPFEMIARAPDVVRVVSDFQMTDSEKGLILNLAEEALAALDLEKSREGSAIQEELLELLSNLDGVVEKVERLASEAPEDLRSRLKTRMDRLGATGLKAPMEEDARFHHEVALLVDRGDIREEIARLKAHLKVYRELVSPNVKSTGTKVGGRGVAKNSKRAEGNDSDSEFTPIGKTLDFYAQELLREVNTVGSKSQTAELTRIVVEAKTLVEKIREQVQNVE comes from the coding sequence ATGAAGAGCATGACCGGGTATGGTCGTTCAAAAAAGTCGGTTTCACAAAAAGCCGCGCGTTCAAAAGCCGCGCTCCATCGCACGACTCCTTCCGGTTTCGCCGAAGCCTGGGTACGGTCCGTGAACGGAAGATTTCTTGAAGTGCGAGTTCATTTGCCTAGAGAGTGGGCCGAACTAGAGCCAGAGATTCGCAAAAAGGCTCAAAGCAGACTTTCGCGGGGAACAGTTGATCTGCATGTCAATCGAGTGCGAGGAACGAGTGAACAATCGCATGTTGAGATTGACGAAAAGTTGGCATCCGAGTGGGTTCAGGCATTAAAAAAATTGGCGAAGGCGACAGGGCTCAAGGGCCAGGAAATTCCTTTCGAAATGATTGCGCGCGCTCCGGATGTTGTTCGTGTGGTCAGTGATTTCCAGATGACCGATTCCGAAAAGGGATTAATTTTAAATTTGGCTGAAGAAGCCCTCGCGGCGCTTGACCTTGAAAAAAGCCGTGAAGGGAGCGCCATTCAAGAAGAACTTCTGGAGCTTCTTAGCAATCTTGATGGAGTTGTTGAAAAAGTTGAGCGCCTTGCTTCGGAGGCGCCAGAGGATTTGCGATCTAGGCTGAAAACTCGCATGGACCGGTTGGGAGCGACAGGATTAAAAGCACCAATGGAAGAGGACGCGAGATTTCATCACGAAGTTGCCCTTTTGGTTGATCGTGGTGACATTCGAGAAGAAATTGCGCGTTTGAAAGCACACTTAAAAGTGTACCGGGAGCTCGTTTCACCGAACGTGAAATCGACTGGGACAAAAGTCGGTGGTCGAGGAGTTGCTAAAAATTCTAAACGAGCTGAAGGCAATGACTCTGATTCTGAATTCACACCGATCGGCAAAACCTTGGACTTTTACGCTCAGGAGCTATTGCGCGAAGTGAACACAGTCGGTTCAAAGAGCCAGACTGCCGAATTGACGAGGATTGTAGTTGAAGCAAAGACTCTCGTGGAAAAGATTCGCGAACAGGTTCAAAATGTCGAGTAA
- a CDS encoding DNA-directed RNA polymerase subunit omega gives MARVTVEDCLDKVENRFALVLLVAKRSKQLLKGASPTVSGRNKYIVTSLREVAAGSVRFEEVDDADQIAQVEKDLNR, from the coding sequence ATGGCACGCGTCACGGTAGAAGACTGTTTAGATAAAGTAGAAAATCGCTTTGCACTGGTCCTATTGGTAGCCAAGCGTTCAAAACAGCTGCTCAAAGGAGCTAGCCCAACTGTTTCAGGTCGAAACAAGTACATCGTAACTTCACTCCGTGAAGTTGCGGCTGGATCGGTTCGATTTGAAGAAGTTGATGATGCCGACCAGATCGCACAGGTCGAAAAAGATCTAAACCGATAA
- a CDS encoding single-stranded DNA-binding protein, protein MAGVNKVIIVGRLGADPEIRQVGNGGNVARLSVATSENWVDKEGQKQERTEWHRIVVWGKLAEICGRHLSKGRQVYIEGRLQTRSWEDQGVKKYSTEIVANTVQFLGGPNERAEGSASYGGASGGGAGRAASRPAADDAGGGFQDFSPEPSFDTSEDIPF, encoded by the coding sequence ATGGCAGGAGTCAATAAAGTCATCATCGTCGGACGATTGGGAGCAGATCCTGAAATTCGCCAGGTAGGCAATGGCGGCAATGTGGCTCGCCTCAGTGTTGCGACAAGCGAAAACTGGGTCGACAAAGAGGGACAAAAACAAGAGCGCACCGAATGGCATCGCATTGTAGTTTGGGGCAAGCTTGCAGAAATCTGCGGTCGTCACCTTTCAAAGGGGCGCCAAGTTTACATCGAAGGTCGTCTTCAGACTCGTTCTTGGGAAGACCAAGGCGTAAAAAAATACTCGACTGAAATCGTCGCCAATACGGTTCAATTCTTAGGTGGACCAAACGAACGAGCAGAAGGCTCGGCTTCGTATGGTGGCGCTAGTGGCGGCGGAGCAGGCCGAGCAGCAAGTCGACCAGCAGCTGACGACGCTGGCGGCGGCTTCCAAGACTTTAGCCCCGAGCCAAGTTTCGACACATCAGAAGACATTCCGTTCTAG
- the gmk gene encoding guanylate kinase gives MIIVAAPSGAGKSSFVERATKELSVLVDTVTYTTRAMREGESEGKPYYFVGRAKFQELVASGFFVEWAEVHTNLYGTPLYQLEEAWAENKVVIMDVDVQGAETFKMKYPDASTIFILPPSIDELRRRVEKRDKGRTQNLEVRMANASREIAKAGEFDHQVVNDDFERSFGEFKKLVESLIAGR, from the coding sequence ATGATCATCGTCGCTGCACCAAGTGGTGCCGGCAAATCGAGTTTCGTCGAGCGAGCGACGAAAGAGCTATCGGTTCTGGTAGACACGGTGACCTACACCACCCGTGCAATGCGGGAAGGCGAGTCAGAAGGTAAGCCCTACTATTTTGTCGGCCGCGCCAAGTTTCAAGAACTGGTCGCCAGTGGGTTTTTTGTCGAATGGGCCGAAGTACACACGAACCTCTACGGCACTCCCCTCTATCAGTTAGAAGAGGCGTGGGCAGAGAACAAAGTCGTGATCATGGACGTGGATGTCCAGGGCGCAGAGACCTTCAAGATGAAGTACCCGGATGCTTCGACAATTTTCATTTTACCACCTTCTATCGATGAGTTACGGCGACGCGTCGAAAAGCGTGACAAGGGTAGAACTCAAAATCTTGAAGTTCGAATGGCCAACGCCAGTCGTGAAATTGCAAAAGCAGGGGAATTTGATCATCAAGTGGTTAACGACGATTTTGAGCGGTCTTTTGGCGAATTTAAGAAACTGGTTGAATCTCTGATCGCAGGACGTTAG
- the miaA gene encoding tRNA (adenosine(37)-N6)-dimethylallyltransferase MiaA: protein MIGSDTTVHPSLLFLVGPTAAGKTALAIKLAKEFGAEIISSDSVQVYRELIIGSARPSPTELLEVRHHFVGHVSVADEYTAGTFEREALGLIGSNPNRSYIVCGGSGFYVQALMKGMYPIEKADVEIQTRIERRIDAEGLPAVYRELVAKDSEAAKTIAEQDRYRIVRALEIMESQGGEKLSDIKRRFEDASRFRFPGRKVATLGLKIDRPSLEVRIEARTARMLELGLLDEVKGLVDAGFSDRPALQSVGYRESLEHLKTPASLSDLRASIVKGTMRLAKKQRTWFARDPNTFWVDVERELDIASQFAFKFFTANTID, encoded by the coding sequence GTGATCGGAAGTGACACCACTGTTCATCCTAGCTTGCTTTTTTTGGTAGGTCCTACAGCGGCAGGAAAAACCGCGTTAGCGATCAAACTGGCGAAAGAGTTCGGCGCAGAGATAATTTCTAGCGACAGCGTTCAAGTGTATCGTGAGTTAATTATCGGCTCTGCTCGACCTTCACCAACGGAATTGTTGGAAGTGCGACATCATTTTGTCGGCCATGTTTCCGTTGCCGATGAATATACTGCAGGCACTTTCGAGCGCGAGGCGCTCGGTCTAATCGGCTCCAATCCCAATCGGTCTTACATCGTTTGTGGCGGAAGCGGATTTTATGTCCAAGCTCTGATGAAGGGAATGTATCCAATTGAAAAAGCGGATGTTGAAATTCAAACTAGAATTGAACGACGGATCGATGCCGAAGGCCTACCTGCCGTCTATCGCGAGCTCGTAGCAAAAGATTCTGAGGCCGCAAAGACCATTGCGGAACAGGATCGATATCGAATCGTGCGGGCCTTGGAAATTATGGAGTCGCAAGGCGGCGAAAAGCTTTCCGACATCAAGCGGCGTTTTGAAGACGCAAGCCGGTTTCGATTTCCTGGGCGAAAAGTAGCGACTCTTGGACTGAAAATCGATCGCCCGTCTTTAGAGGTGAGGATCGAGGCTCGCACCGCGAGGATGCTAGAACTGGGTCTACTCGACGAAGTGAAGGGTCTTGTTGACGCAGGCTTTTCCGATCGGCCGGCCCTTCAGTCTGTCGGATACCGAGAATCCTTGGAACATTTAAAGACTCCGGCGAGCTTGTCTGATTTAAGGGCAAGTATAGTAAAAGGGACGATGCGGCTGGCGAAAAAACAGCGCACGTGGTTTGCCAGAGATCCAAATACATTTTGGGTGGACGTTGAACGAGAGTTGGATATCGCCAGTCAGTTTGCGTTTAAGTTTTTTACCGCGAATACGATTGACTGA
- the gspN gene encoding type II secretion system protein GspN, with amino-acid sequence MGSVSSAISGLLSFFRNNMGKLFLLPFVVLLWVPFIFPYGDLRAVVATTGSRLMGEGTAIDFDTMSLGLGFPISFDFEGFEFVRTGLPVLSADRLTATPSLGALITRKPGGKVEADGFFNGQVKASLSPGAAIKENAGNKHDITANISGIQLGLLTTALKRAGILNFTAQGSIDSQATATIDPTFGDQPIADLNLSANTVSVPSVSVPIPGMGPVQTPSLQFAKLDFKGKLQEGKLQIEDLTFGQSTDSLSGRVRGELGLSLKNDGGRIRAMTGAMDLRVELSVSQSMMDAMTKSGVALALLLVEKFKTVSGDNLKYGFRVQSTVNSPNPKLLPLSSGG; translated from the coding sequence ATGGGTTCAGTTTCGAGCGCGATAAGCGGACTACTTAGTTTTTTCAGAAACAATATGGGCAAGCTTTTTCTACTTCCGTTTGTTGTCTTGCTATGGGTTCCCTTCATTTTTCCATACGGAGATTTGCGTGCGGTAGTTGCAACTACAGGTTCGCGCCTAATGGGCGAGGGTACAGCGATCGACTTTGATACAATGTCTCTTGGCCTCGGATTTCCTATTTCCTTTGATTTCGAAGGATTTGAATTCGTACGAACTGGGCTTCCAGTGCTTTCTGCCGATCGCCTGACTGCCACGCCCAGTCTTGGCGCACTGATTACCCGAAAACCCGGCGGCAAAGTTGAAGCCGACGGTTTTTTCAACGGACAGGTCAAAGCGTCTCTTTCGCCAGGTGCCGCAATCAAAGAAAACGCCGGCAACAAGCATGACATCACGGCAAACATTTCTGGAATTCAGCTTGGCCTCCTCACGACAGCGTTAAAACGAGCTGGAATTTTAAACTTTACTGCTCAAGGTTCTATCGATTCACAAGCAACCGCGACGATAGACCCCACATTTGGAGACCAGCCGATAGCGGATTTAAATCTCTCGGCTAATACGGTCTCGGTCCCGTCGGTGTCGGTACCTATTCCCGGCATGGGACCTGTTCAAACACCATCACTGCAATTCGCTAAACTTGATTTCAAAGGGAAACTGCAAGAGGGCAAACTGCAAATTGAGGATTTAACTTTCGGCCAAAGTACGGACAGCCTATCTGGACGAGTGCGCGGCGAGCTCGGCTTAAGTTTGAAAAACGACGGCGGTCGCATTCGGGCGATGACTGGGGCAATGGACCTGAGAGTGGAGCTAAGCGTCTCCCAATCGATGATGGACGCTATGACAAAATCGGGGGTCGCATTGGCCCTTTTGCTGGTCGAAAAGTTTAAAACCGTGTCTGGCGACAACCTCAAATATGGCTTCCGCGTCCAGTCGACTGTGAATAGCCCAAACCCGAAACTCCTCCCTCTCTCCTCTGGGGGCTAA
- a CDS encoding bifunctional (p)ppGpp synthetase/guanosine-3',5'-bis(diphosphate) 3'-pyrophosphohydrolase, translating to MVDHATAELIPQGVTETLEDLLERVRGYDPSADFELITKAYKFSEKAHEGQFRRSGEPYVTHPLGVAGILAELRLDTATVITGLLHDTVEDTHATLEDVEREFGRTVCELVDGVTKISRLGFRNTHEKQGENIRKMIVAMGKDVRVVLVKLADRLHNMRSLTHMPYEKQVRIAQETLDIYAPLAGRLGIMSLKIELEDLSLRYSKPDMYYQLAQAVAKRKTEREKYIDDVKRLLSNEISLRTKLKFEVFGRPKHLYSIYKKMQTRQLDYEQIHDLLAFRVVVGSVSECYEVLGHVHSLWKPVPGRFKDFIAMPKVNNYQSLHTTVFGPGAERIEIQIRTREMHMVAERGIAAHWKYKEGGRPDNDEKKFDWLRDLVSLHQQVGSPDEFLETVKKDLFDREIYVFTPKGEVRELPDGATPIDFAFAVHTDVGTRCSGAKVNGRIVPLKHKLRNGDTVEITTNPNQQPSKDWLKNCVTTRAKSKIRWYVTAQERKRAGELGKDILEKEFAKYKLTKDKYLRPSQELDRVVRHFKTHDLDDIHVQIGYGKITALAVIQAFEPGIKLAEIAAASSVEPEKPKSFLEKVFSNVNASKKNLKSKSIIKVDGMDDLLVRFARCCNPIPGDPILGFITRGRGITVHRSDCEKAFEVDNERRIDVGWTVETTPEGQTRNVRLRVVSQDIPGLLKSMSEAFASRSANILNVQARTTKDKKAVCQFEISVRDKSHLTQVMADLQKIPGIIAVERF from the coding sequence ATGGTTGATCACGCAACAGCGGAATTGATTCCACAAGGTGTGACCGAGACACTCGAGGACCTCCTCGAGCGTGTTCGCGGCTACGACCCGTCTGCTGACTTCGAGTTGATCACGAAGGCGTACAAATTTTCCGAAAAAGCCCATGAAGGTCAATTTCGCCGAAGCGGCGAGCCCTATGTCACCCATCCTTTGGGAGTAGCGGGCATTCTCGCTGAACTTCGCTTAGACACAGCAACGGTCATTACAGGTCTTTTGCACGATACCGTCGAAGACACCCATGCCACTCTTGAGGACGTCGAACGCGAGTTTGGTCGGACGGTCTGTGAACTTGTCGATGGTGTGACAAAGATTTCGCGACTTGGATTCCGCAACACGCACGAAAAGCAGGGCGAAAATATTCGGAAGATGATTGTTGCGATGGGGAAAGATGTTCGCGTTGTTTTGGTGAAGCTTGCAGACAGGCTTCATAATATGCGCTCACTGACGCACATGCCGTATGAAAAACAGGTGCGGATTGCGCAAGAGACTTTAGATATCTACGCACCGCTGGCTGGTCGGTTGGGGATAATGTCTCTCAAGATCGAGCTCGAGGACCTGTCGCTTCGGTACTCGAAACCGGACATGTATTATCAGTTGGCTCAGGCGGTTGCGAAGCGAAAAACTGAGCGCGAAAAATACATCGATGACGTGAAACGACTTTTGTCGAATGAAATTTCTTTGAGGACAAAATTAAAATTTGAAGTGTTTGGTCGGCCGAAGCATTTGTATTCCATCTACAAGAAAATGCAGACTCGACAACTCGATTACGAACAGATCCATGATCTTCTCGCGTTTCGCGTCGTGGTTGGTTCCGTCAGCGAATGCTATGAAGTTCTTGGTCACGTACATTCGCTTTGGAAGCCGGTTCCAGGGCGATTCAAAGATTTTATCGCCATGCCTAAAGTGAATAACTATCAGTCGCTACACACGACTGTGTTCGGGCCGGGCGCCGAGCGAATCGAAATTCAGATTCGGACTCGAGAAATGCATATGGTAGCCGAGCGAGGGATCGCGGCCCACTGGAAATACAAAGAAGGTGGACGTCCTGACAACGACGAGAAGAAGTTTGATTGGTTGAGAGATCTCGTCTCTCTTCACCAGCAAGTCGGTAGCCCCGATGAATTTTTAGAGACCGTAAAAAAAGATCTCTTTGATCGGGAGATTTATGTGTTCACGCCGAAAGGCGAAGTTCGTGAGCTGCCGGATGGAGCGACTCCGATTGACTTTGCATTCGCTGTCCATACGGATGTTGGCACGCGTTGCTCGGGTGCAAAAGTAAATGGCCGTATTGTGCCTTTGAAACATAAACTAAGAAATGGCGATACGGTAGAAATCACGACCAACCCCAACCAGCAGCCGTCAAAGGATTGGCTGAAGAACTGTGTCACTACCAGAGCGAAGTCGAAGATTCGATGGTATGTTACCGCGCAGGAAAGAAAGCGGGCGGGCGAACTTGGCAAAGATATTTTGGAAAAAGAATTTGCGAAGTACAAGCTTACGAAAGACAAATACCTTCGTCCCTCGCAGGAGCTTGACCGAGTCGTAAGACATTTTAAAACTCATGATTTAGACGATATCCACGTGCAGATTGGCTACGGAAAAATCACTGCTCTGGCAGTGATTCAGGCTTTTGAGCCAGGAATCAAGCTTGCGGAAATAGCGGCGGCCTCTTCAGTTGAACCGGAAAAACCAAAATCTTTTTTGGAAAAAGTATTCTCAAACGTAAACGCGTCGAAAAAGAATTTGAAGTCGAAGTCGATTATCAAGGTCGACGGCATGGACGATCTTTTGGTTCGGTTTGCTCGCTGTTGCAATCCAATTCCAGGCGATCCGATCTTGGGATTTATTACGCGCGGCCGTGGCATTACCGTGCACCGGTCCGATTGTGAAAAAGCGTTTGAAGTTGATAATGAACGCCGTATTGATGTCGGTTGGACTGTGGAGACAACTCCCGAGGGTCAAACCCGAAACGTTCGCTTGCGGGTTGTGAGCCAAGATATTCCGGGTTTGCTGAAGAGCATGTCGGAGGCCTTTGCTTCGAGAAGTGCAAATATTTTGAATGTTCAGGCAAGAACGACGAAAGACAAAAAGGCTGTCTGTCAGTTTGAAATTTCTGTGCGCGATAAAAGTCACCTCACACAAGTGATGGCTGATCTTCAAAAAATTCCAGGTATTATCGCGGTCGAAAGATTTTAG